The following nucleotide sequence is from Chromobacterium rhizoryzae.
CCGCCGCCTCCAGATCCGCCTCGCCCTCCGGCGAGATTTGCACGAAGGCGCGCCTATGGTCGTTTTCCCGGTCAAAGGACACAAAAACCGTGCGCCCGTCCGCGGACAAGCCCTCCAGCACCGACTTGGCGCGGATCACGCTGACGCCCTCGCCCGCACGCCAACGCACGGCGTCGCTTTCCGTGACGATCTTCCCGTCTGCGCCGCTCATGCCGGCCCAGGCCAACACTTGCGCGTCGCGCTGCGCGTCATCCATCTTGCCTTCCGCCTCGACCGGCCACGGCAAGGGTTCGCGCCGGCTTGGCTTGCCCTCGTCCGGATTCCAGACAAAGCCGTGCCACACGCCGGAGTCGGCATGTTTGAAGTAGCCGGCCACATCGCCGCGCCCCAGATGGACGCCGGAAACATGCAGCTGAGTCGCCGCGCCATCGCTCATCAGCGGGCTTTCGTTCATGAAATCTTGCATGCGCCGCATCCGCCGCAGCGTGTCCAGATCGCCGCGCAGGGCGATGCCGGCCGTTACGGCCCCATCCGCGCTCAGCGCCAGCGGCAGGCTCATGGGCTCCGGCAACAAGCTGAAGCCCTTGCCCTCCACCCATTGGAAGCCGCGCGGCATGGCTCCTTTATCGCTCAGCAGCCAGCCAATCACCGTGCGGCCGTCGGCGCTGATGTCGGTGACGCCGGACAGCCAGGCCTGGCCGGCAGGCACCAGCGTTTCCAACGTCCCGCCGCGCCGCCAGCGCACCGCCTCCAGCTTGCCGTCCCGGCCGCTTCCAAAAGCCAAGGTCAGGCCGTCTCGCGACATCGCCACATAGCTGGCGGTGAAATAGCCGCCCTTGGGCAAAGGCAGGGCCGCCTCCGCGCGCCCCTGACGCAAGCTCAGGCCATTGGCCGAACGCAGCGCCCACAGCTCATGCCAGGGAAAACGCAGCTTGAGCGCGTCGATCAAACCCATGGCGGAATCGTTCAGTTCGCCGCCGCCGGCGCTCAGCAGCTGCGCCGAGCCGTCGTAGGACAGCTTTTCCGGGTAACGCGCCTTCAATAGGACGAAGTCTGGTTTTGCGGCGGCGGCAAGCGGCGCGCACAAGACGGCCAGCCCCAATAGGGAGGCGAAGGTTTTGGACATGACTAATTATGATTATCAGCTTAAAGGGCGAAACCATATCATCCCGCAGGCATTGCCCTCAAACCCTTGCCCCGCTGCGCCTGCGCGACATCAAACAAAAAGCCCCCGGATTCCGGGGGCTTTCAAACCATTTAAGGTCGGCTTACTTCCACAGCTTCCACCACGGCATGTCCTCGATGGACCAGCCTTCTTTCAGGTATTCGCTATTAGGGTAGTTCAGCGCCAGCACGCGCTTGGCGTCGTCGCGCAGCTGCGGCATGGACAGCTTGTCGTAAGCCGCCACCATGATGCCCAACGCCTCTTCCGGATACTTGGTGTTGGCGTAACTCTTCACCACGCCCTGGGCGCGGTTGGCCGCCGCCAGGTAAGCGCCGCGCTTCATGTAATAACGGGCCACGTGCATCTCGTTGCCGCCCAGCGCGTCCAGCAGCCGCTCCATCTTCTTGGAGGCGTCTTCCTTGTAAATGCTGTTGGGGAAGCGCGTCACCAGCTCGCGGAAGGCGGCGAAAGCCTCGCGCGCGGCGCGCGGATCGCGCTCGCTCATGTCCTGACCGGCCCATTTGGCCAGCAGCCCGGAATCATCGTTGTAAAACACCAAGCCTTTCAGATAATAGATGTAGTCCAGGTTTGGATGGGTGGGATGAAGCTTGATGAAACGGTCGGCGGAGGCGATGGCCTGCTCCGGCTCATTATCCTTGTAATGGGTGTAAGCCAGGTCCATCTGCGCCTGCTGGGCGTAGCGCCCGTAAGGGAAACGCGCTTCCAGCGTTTCGTAGAGCTTGACAGCGCGGGTATAATTGCCGCTGTTCAACTCATCATGCGCTTCCGAATACAGCTTTTCCACGGTCCAGCCGCGAGTCTCATCGTAGGTTTCCGTGGTTGCACAACCGGCAAGCCCCATCACCAACATTGCAGCGACAACGTATCTTTTCATGACTGATCCTTACTTTGACCCGGACGATTATAGCGACATCTCGGAAAACGAGGTATCCGCTACACAACAACTTGATGTTCCGCTGTCGCTGTGCGGCGAACGGCTGGACGCCGCGCTGGCGAAATTGATGCCGGAATACTCCCGCAGCCGGCTGACGCAATGGATCAAGGACGGCCATGTGCTGCTGGACGGCAAACCCGCCGCGCCCAAGACCAAAGTGCTGGGCGGCGAAAAGCTGGACGTCACCCTGATGCGCAGCAACGAGGAGATGGCCTTCCAGGCGGAAGCCATGGACCTGCCCATCATCTTTGAAGACGATCATATCCTGGTGATCAACAAACCGGCCGGTTTGGTGGTCCACCCCGCCTCCGGCAACTGGAGCGGCACCCTGCTCAACGGCCTGCTCCACCACTGCCCGGCGCTGGCCCAGGTGCCGCGCGCCGGCATTGTGCACCGGCTGGACAAGGACACGAGCGGCCTGATGGTGGTGGCCAAGACGCTGCCGGCCCAGACCGAGCTGGTGCGCCAGTTGCAGGCGCGCACCGTCAAGCGCATCTACCGCGCCATCGCCGACGGCAACGTGCCGTTTGACGGCACCATAGAAACCCAGATGGGACGCGATCCGCACAACCGCCTGAAAATGGCCGTGCTGAAGTTTGGCGGCAAACAGGCCATCACCCATGTGCGGGTGCTGGAACGCTTCGCCAGTCACTCCTACATTGAATGCAAGCTGGAAACCGGCCGCACCCACCAGATCCGCGTGCACATGCGCGAGGCCAACCACCCGCTGGCCGGCGATCCGGTCTACGGCAACCTGCGCCACAAGATGGACGAAGGCGTGGCCGCCGTGGTGAAGACGCTGGGCCGCCAGGCGCTGCACGCTTACTCCCTGACCCTGGTGCACCCGGCCAGCGGCGAAGAACGCAACTGGAAAGCCCCGCTGCCGGACGACCTGCGCCACCTGCTGGACGTGTTGCGCGGAGACGGCGACACCGCCGACGCCGCGCCGCTGCCGCAATTGCAGGACGAGCCGGAAGACGAGGATTGGGACGAAGAGGACGATGAAGACGACGGCGACGTGGAGGTGATCTATGTCCGCTGAGCTGCCCGCCGAACAAGCGCCGGACTGGCTGGAGGCCGACTGGCCGGCGCCGCCCAATGTGCGCACCCTGATCACCACCCGCAACGGCGGCGTCAGCGCCGCGCCCTTCCACAGCCTGAACCTAGGCCAGCACGTGGGCGACGACCCGGCCGCCGTGGCCGCCAACCGCGCGCTGCTGCGCCAGCAACTGCCGGCGGAGCCGGCCTGGCTGAACCAGGTGCACGGCGTGACGGTGCTGAACGCGGCCGAGGTGGGCGCCCAGCCGCCGGACGCCGACGCCAGCTTCAGCCGCCAGCCCGGCGCGGTGTGCGCGGTGATGACCGCGGACTGCCTGCCGCTCCTGCTGTGCAATAGCGAAGGCACGGTGGTGGCCGCCGCCCACGCCGGCTGGCGCGGCTTGTGCGAGGGCGTGATAGAAGCCGCCGTGGCCGCCTGCCAGGAACGCCCGGCGCGGCTGATGGCCTGGCTGGGCCCCGCCATCGGCCCGGACGCCTTTGAAGTGGGCGCGGAAGTGCGCGCCGCCTTCATGGAACGCGACCCTGCCGCCGCGACCGCCTTCAGCGATATCGGCGACGGCAAATTCCTGGCCGACATCTACGCGCTGGCGCGTCAGCGCCTGAACGCCGCCGGCGTGGAACAGATCTACGGCGGCGAAGAATGCACGGTGATAGACCGAGCTCGCTTCTTCTCCTACCGCCGCGACGGCCAGACCGGACGTATGGCCAGCCTGATCTGGCTGGAGTAAGAACCTGTTTACGATCTAAGAGCGTGTTTACGATCTCGCGAGCAAGAGCGAGACAAGGCGAAAACGGCTGAGAAAGCGGAGTGTACATACGGTACATGAGCATTTCGAATCCGGTTTCAACGCCGTATCGCCGACGCGCAGCAGATCGTAAACAGGTTCTAAGCCACCCTCCCCACAACCCCGCCGCCCGCGGGGCTTTTTATTGACCGCGCGGTCGGACAGGCCAAAAACCCAACACACCAATTACGCACCAATTTCCGCCAGCGCGACGCCGTCCGCGCCCTGATGCAAATCCACAACATCTAGTGGCCCGCGCCGCCCTCCCCGCTGCGGCTTGTTTCAGCAAGGTTTCCTGCCTACAGAGTGAAATGTGTCGGCCGGCCAAAAAAAATCTCAGGCCCCGCAAAGCCAACAACCACGGGCTTTCGCCCCTCGTCCGCGCCAAAACAGCCATTAAATCTTCCGCTGTCAAGACTTGTACTGCCCCATACTCAACACTAGAATTTGGGTGTTCCGCGAGCTACAAACAATACATATTGTGTTTACCCACAGCTCGCGCACAGCTTTTCAACAGATTTGTCCACAGCCGGCCTGCCCCTCGGGAAACGCAGCAACGGAAGGACGCAACCACCCACCTTATCGAGGGCTACATGCAATTGACCACCTTTGAAGGGCAGACCGCCGCAGAACTCGGCCGCGCAGCCGCGCCCAAGGCCGATTTCAGCCAGTACAAAACCATCCGTCGCAACGGTGCGGTGGTGCCGTTCGAGCCCGTCAAGATCTCCATCGCCATGACCAAAGCCTTCCTGGCCGTCATGGGCCATCAAGGCGCCACCTCCGCCAGCCTGCGCGAAAAAGTCGCCCAGCTGAGCGAACAAGTGGCCAGCGCCCTGATGCGCCGCAAGCCGGAAGGCGGCGCCATCCACATCGAAGACATCCAGGACCAAGTGGAACTGTCTCTGATGCGCTTTGGCGAGCATGATGTAGCCCGCGCCTACGTGCTGTACCGCGAACAGCGCGCCCAAGAGCGCGCCGCCCGCGGCGAAGCGCTGACCCAGGTGCAGATCAACGTGGTGCGTAAAGACGGCCGCAAGCTGCCGCTGGACATCGCCCGCCTGCGCGCCACCATCGAATCCGCCAGCCAGAACCTGGCCGGCATCGATATCGACGCCATCCTGAGCGAAACCCTGAAGAACATCTACGACGGCGTCAGCGAAGACGAAGTCAACAAATCCGCCATCCTGGCCGCCCGCTCCATGATTGAGCAGGACCCGGCTTACGATTACGTGACCGCCCGCCTGCTGCTGAACAACATCCGCCTGGAAATCCTGGGCGAAGCCGTCAGCCAGGAAGAAATGGCCAAGCAGTACGCGCTGTACTTCCCCACCTTCATCAAGAACGGCATCGACGCCGAACTGCTGGATGAAAAACTGGGCGAATACGACCTGAAAAAAATGGGCGCCGCGCTGGACGCCAACCGCGACC
It contains:
- the pgeF gene encoding peptidoglycan editing factor PgeF is translated as MSAELPAEQAPDWLEADWPAPPNVRTLITTRNGGVSAAPFHSLNLGQHVGDDPAAVAANRALLRQQLPAEPAWLNQVHGVTVLNAAEVGAQPPDADASFSRQPGAVCAVMTADCLPLLLCNSEGTVVAAAHAGWRGLCEGVIEAAVAACQERPARLMAWLGPAIGPDAFEVGAEVRAAFMERDPAAATAFSDIGDGKFLADIYALARQRLNAAGVEQIYGGEECTVIDRARFFSYRRDGQTGRMASLIWLE
- a CDS encoding outer membrane protein assembly factor BamD — translated: MKRYVVAAMLVMGLAGCATTETYDETRGWTVEKLYSEAHDELNSGNYTRAVKLYETLEARFPYGRYAQQAQMDLAYTHYKDNEPEQAIASADRFIKLHPTHPNLDYIYYLKGLVFYNDDSGLLAKWAGQDMSERDPRAAREAFAAFRELVTRFPNSIYKEDASKKMERLLDALGGNEMHVARYYMKRGAYLAAANRAQGVVKSYANTKYPEEALGIMVAAYDKLSMPQLRDDAKRVLALNYPNSEYLKEGWSIEDMPWWKLWK
- the rluD gene encoding 23S rRNA pseudouridine(1911/1915/1917) synthase RluD, with translation MTDPYFDPDDYSDISENEVSATQQLDVPLSLCGERLDAALAKLMPEYSRSRLTQWIKDGHVLLDGKPAAPKTKVLGGEKLDVTLMRSNEEMAFQAEAMDLPIIFEDDHILVINKPAGLVVHPASGNWSGTLLNGLLHHCPALAQVPRAGIVHRLDKDTSGLMVVAKTLPAQTELVRQLQARTVKRIYRAIADGNVPFDGTIETQMGRDPHNRLKMAVLKFGGKQAITHVRVLERFASHSYIECKLETGRTHQIRVHMREANHPLAGDPVYGNLRHKMDEGVAAVVKTLGRQALHAYSLTLVHPASGEERNWKAPLPDDLRHLLDVLRGDGDTADAAPLPQLQDEPEDEDWDEEDDEDDGDVEVIYVR